The window TTTGCTGTAAGTTCTAGTATAGATTCAAGAACTATCTTAGATAAGGCAGGGGCAGAAACTTTACTAGGAAGGGGGGATATGCTATTTCAATCAGCAGAATCTAGCAAGCCTGTGAGATTGCAAGGAGCATTTTTATCTGATTTAGAAGTAGAAAATATTGTAGACTTTATAAAAAATCAGTCTAAAACTGATTACGACCCTAGCATGAAACCATCAGAAAATTCATCAAGAGAAGCTGGAAAATCTGATGAAGTAGACCCTCTATATAAAGAAGTATTACTTTTCATAGCAAAAACTCAAAAGGCTTCAGCTTCATTATTGCAAAGAAGATTCAAAATTGGATATAATAGGGCGGCAAGAATCATAGAGACCCTAGAAGAAGACGGCTATATAGGAGCTGCTGATGGAAGCAAGCCAAGAAAAGTATTTTTAGAACCAGAATTTGCAGAAAATAATCAATAGTTAAGTTGTTGAATAAAAATATTTATGGTATAATCAATTAAAGTATGAATCAAATAAAATTTCAAAGATAAATTATTAAAAATTAGTGTAAGGATAAAGTTGTATATTATGGGAACAAATTTACCAAATAAAATAACATTTTTTAGAACAATTTTAATACCAGTATTTATCTTCTTCTTACTCTTCAATATAAATGGTAATATTACAATATTAGGAGGAAGAAGTATAAGTTATAATATATTTATAGCAGCAATAATATTTATCTTCGCTTCAATTACAGATTTTTTAGATGGATATCTGGCTAGAAAATATAACTTAGTTACTAATATTGGTAAATTTTTAGACCCGTTAGCTGATAAATTATTGGTAGGAAGTGCCTTTATTGTAATGGTAGAACTAGCTATGATACCTAGTTGGATGGTTGTTTGTGTTATTGCTAGAGAATTTGCTGTTACTGGTTTAAGAATGTTAGCAGTTGAACAAGGGGAGGTAATAGCAGCTGGTTTGTTAGGTAAATTAAAAACTATAACTCAACTTGTAGCAATAATACTTATTTTACTGGGGAATCCTATTTTTAATAACTTAGGAATAGCTTTAGATAATATAATTTTATGGATATCTGTAATTTTAACTATATTATCTGGAATAGAATATTTTAAAAATTCTATACATGTTTTTAAATAATGAAAATATAATATTTAGTGTGAATAAAAAAATCTGCACTAAATATTTTTTATTTTACTATATAAGATAATTTTTAAAAATAATTTTAGAAATAAAAAATAATAAATTATACTTATATTTTTTGGTAAAGTAAGTATAATTTATTATTTTTATTTTATTAATTGTATTTTAAATGAAGAAATCTTTATATAAATTATTCATCTAATTTTTCAA of the Gemella sp. zg-570 genome contains:
- the pgsA gene encoding CDP-diacylglycerol--glycerol-3-phosphate 3-phosphatidyltransferase — protein: MGTNLPNKITFFRTILIPVFIFFLLFNINGNITILGGRSISYNIFIAAIIFIFASITDFLDGYLARKYNLVTNIGKFLDPLADKLLVGSAFIVMVELAMIPSWMVVCVIAREFAVTGLRMLAVEQGEVIAAGLLGKLKTITQLVAIILILLGNPIFNNLGIALDNIILWISVILTILSGIEYFKNSIHVFK